The following are encoded in a window of Drosophila simulans strain w501 chromosome 3L, Prin_Dsim_3.1, whole genome shotgun sequence genomic DNA:
- the LOC6737488 gene encoding anion exchange protein 3 isoform X3 yields MSFSSASGRENNVRKLSFLGFNTKKKSGNEDPDEVLLDSEMDKVFAGNSARKDKFDVNTFQDNSQLPIGSRKKNSIRTNDLNIEEDSEYESQTEPLNNAQNYDDIPEDFPLVSERAGHGDHSDNSVDEKHVQFGGKKKIVVTPPSLSYDEQPTDQSHERKRRRSRHQYYRQRKFSHQDSVEPKNKLEENGDAGARRISVQPEDTALEEADLNELRSHRSDDPRALRRHKIHHSSIKLRELPQITISPFTNKKPEVDHSPHEIFVQLDELTGVGEDREWKETARWIKYEEDVEEGSDRWGKPHVASLSFHSLLNLRRCLETGVVLLDLNEKDLPAVAYRVVEQMVIEDLIDINDKPSVMRSLLLRHRHVNEHQGVLPFTKRKYNSYTSLQQLIPKSFLWMGADSSHQPYQQAQPPPRNLAKARRSICVTSSAPPTAAMLNVATATAAAAAIDHRRHSTMSYLGNLSGTDDKKIKIMPAAEIGGSKRSNELKIDMKDDMYSSSQEDLKKLQNDTILKRIPAGAEATTVLVGAVEFLEQPTIAFVRLSEGVLMPTLTEVPVPVRFMFVLLGPRNFDLDYHEVGRSISTLMANEHFHSIAYKADDRKDLLSAINEFLDDSIVLPPGNWDRHDLLPFEELKAKKDWIRTRKIKALQVKRDSEMIKIGKDEEKALLEKQTLGAIGFTIGGGDGGGDGDSDDDNGRKKKKPSPLEKTGRLWGGLRNDLKRRMPMYKSDILDGLNTETLAATIFMYFACLSTAITFGGLVSAKTNSWIGISETLISCSLVGIVFHCLSCQPLVIIGTTGPLLLFDEALMVFCTQHEFDFLSLRVYVGVWLIIIALTVSAFEGSVYVRLLTRFTQEIFSALITLIYIVETFMKLISIYKENPLLSDYNLPPPTLVAHEHATNGSLLNATASVTANITQMVMNISTTAMPIGPPPLPKNQPNTALFCTILTLATFVVAYYLKLFRNSHFLGRNARRALGDFGVPISIAIFVLVDYLVPAVYTEKLVVPEGLSPSDPSKRGWYIGFDTSSTWIPFACVVPALLVYILIFMESQISELIVDKPDRGLKKGSGLHWDIVLLCLLNCACGIFGMPWHCAATVRSVTHVSSVTIMSRTHAPGESPRIVDVKEQRLSGFFVCLMIGLSVLMAPLLRLIPMAVLFGVFLYMGVASMSGVQLFERIRLYFMPVKHYPPTPYVKRLRPWKLHLFTTIQVLCLVLLWTVKSSQFSLAFPFFLIMMVPIRQNLTKFYKPEEMQALDGSEMKKNDDDEPDFYEQTNLPA; encoded by the exons CACAAAACTATGATGACATCCCCGAGGACTTCCCGCTAGTCTCGGAGAGAGCCGGACACGGCGATCACTCGGATAACTCGGTGGACGAGAAGCACGTCCAGTTTGGCGGCAAAAAGAAGATCGTCGTCACCCCGCCCAGTTTGAGCTATGATGAACAGCCCACGGATCAATCGCACGAACGTAAACGCAGAAGAAG cCGCCATCAGTATTATAGACAACGTAAATTCTCACATCAGGACAGCGTGGAACCCAAAAACAAGCTCGAGGAAAACGGTGATGCAGGTGCGCGTCGCATCTCTGTGCAGCCTGAGGACACGGCATTGGAG GAGGCTGATCTTAACGAGCTGAGATCACATCGTTCGGACGACCCGCGTGCCCTGCGCCGCCATAAGATCCATCACTCATCCATCAAGTTGCGCGAGTTGCCCCAAATAACGATTTCCCCCTTCACCAACAAGAAGCCCGAGGTGGACCATAGTCCTCATGAG ATCTTTGTGCAATTGGATGAGCTCACGGGCGTGGGCGAGGATCGCGAATGGAAGGAGACGGCCCGCTGGATCAAGTATGAGGAGGACGTGGAGGAGGGCTCCGATCGCTGGGGCAAGCCCCATGTTGCCTCCCTCTCCTTCCACTCGCTGCTCAATTTACGTCGCTGCCTGGAAACGGGCGTTGTCCTGCTCGATCTCAACGAGAAGGATCTGCCTGCCGTGGCCTATCGCGTGGTGGAACAG ATGGTGATCGAGGACCTGATTGACATCAACGACAAACCATCGGTGATGCGTTCGCTGCTCCTGCGCCATCGCCATGTCAACGAACACCAGGGTGTGCTGCCCTTCACCAAGAGGAAGTACAACAGCTACACCAGCCTGCAG caacttaTACCCAAATCG TTTCTTTGGATGGGTGCGGACTCCTCCCACCAGCCGTATCAGCAGGCGCAGCCACCACCTCGCAACCTGGCCAAGGCCAGAAGGAGCATCTGCGTCACCTCCAGTGCTCCGCCCACGGCGGCGATGCTCAACGTGGCCACAGCTaccgctgcagcggcagctaTTGATCACCGGCGCCACTCGACGATGTCCTACCTGGGT AATTTGTCTGGCACGGATGACAAGAAGATCAAGATCATGCCGGCCGCCGAAATCGGAGGCAGCAAGCGCAGCAATGAGCTCAAGATCGATATGAAGGACGATATGTACTCCTCGTCACAGGAGGATCTCAAGAAGCTGCAGAATGACACAATCCTCAAGAGGATTCCAGCGGGTGCTGAAGCCACCACTGTGCTG GTTGGTGCCGTAGAGTTCCTGGAGCAGCCCACCATTGCCTTTGTCCGTCTGTCGGAGGGTGTTCTGATGCCCACTTTGACCGAGGTTCCTGTCCCAGTGAGATTCATGTTTGTTCTTTTGGGACCTCGTAACTTCGACTTGGACTACCATGAAGTGGGTCGTTCCATCTCCACGCTGATGGCTAACGAGCACTTCCACTCCATTGCCTATAAAGCTGATGATCGCAAGGATCTGCTATCAGCCATCAATGAGTTCCTGGACGATTCTATCGTTCTGCCGCCCGGTAATTGGGATCGCCACGATCTTTTGCCCTTCGAAGAGTTGAAGGCCAAGAAGGATTGGATTCGCACGCGAAAGATCAAGGCACTGCAGGTGAAGCGAGACAGTGAGATGATTAAGATTGGCAAGGATGAGGAGAAGGCATTGCTGGAGAAGCAAACCCTGGGAGCCATTGGATTCACGATTGGTGGAGGagatggtggtggtgatggcgACTCCGATGATGACAATGGcagaaagaagaagaaaccTAGTCCGCTGGAGAAAACTGGACGTCTGTGGGGTGGTTTGAGGAACGATCTGAAACGCAGAATGCCCATGTACAAGAGTGATATACTCGATGGCCTGAACACTGAAACCCTGGCTGCCACCATCTTTATGTACTTCGCTTGCCTCTCAACGGCTATCACTTTTGGAGGTCTCGTTTCCGCTAAGACAAACAGCTGGATTGGTATCTCAGAGACGCTGATCTCGTGCTCCCTGGTGGGCATTGTCTTCCATTGTCTGTCCTGCCAACCACTCGTGATCATCGGAACCACCGGACCACTGCTTCTATTCGATGAAGCCCTCATGGTGTTCTGTACGCAACATGAATTCGATTTCTTGTCCTTAAGGGTTTACGTCGGAGTATGGTTGATAATAATAGCCCTGACTGTATCCGCCTTCGAGGGCAGTGTTTATGTGCGTCTGCTAACGAGATTCACTCAGGAGATATTCTCGGCTCTGATTACGCTCATCTATATTGTGGAAACATTCATGAAACTGATTTCGATCTACAAGGAAAATCCCCTGCTTTCTGACTACAATCTCCCTCCGCCGACGTTGGTCGCCCACGAACATGCCACCAATGGAAGCCTTCTCAATGCGACGGCGAGTGTTACAGCGAATATTACGCAGATGGTAATGAACATCTCGACGACAGCCATGCCCATTGGTCCACCACCATTGCCCAAGAATCAGCCGAACACTGCTTTATTCTGCACCATCCTCACATTGGCCACTTTCGTGGTTGCCTACTACCTGAAGCTCTTCCGTAATTCCCACTTTTTGGGTCGTAATGCTCGTCGTGCCCTTGGCGATTTCGGTGTACCAATCTCCATTGCCATATTCGTGCTGGTGGATTACCTGGTGCCGGCTGTGTACACAGAGAAACTGGTGGTTCCGGAGGGTCTGTCGCCCAGTGATCCCTCCAAGCGCGGCTGGTACATCGGTTTCGATACCTCTTCCACGTGGATACCATTTGCTTGTGTAGTACCTGCCCTGCTCGTCTATATTCTCATCTTTATGGAGTCACAGATCTCCGAGCTGATTGTGGACAAGCCTGATCGTGGCTTAAAGAAGGGTTCTGGTCTCCACTGGGATATTGTGCTGCTTTGCCTGCTCAACTGCGCCTGCGGAATATTCGGAATGCCCTGGCATTGCGCCGCCACTGTGAGATCGGTGACTCATGTGTCCTCCGTCACCATTATGTCACG CACCCACGCTCCTGGTGAATCGCCCAGGATCGTTGATGTCAAGGAGCAGCGCCTGTCCGGATTCTTTGTGTGCCTGATGATTGGACTTTCGGTGCTGATGGCTCCGCTTCTTCGGTTGATTCCCATGGCCGTGCTCTTTGGAGTCTTCTTGTACATGGGAGTGGCCTCAATGAGCGGAGTGCAGTTGTTCGAAAG AATAAGACTATATTTCATGCCGGTCAAGCATTATCCACCCACACCATACGTGAAGCGATTGCGTCCTTGGAAGCTGCATTTGTTTACCACCATTCAGGTTCTGTGCCTGGTACTCCTCTGGACTGTGAAGTCGTCCCAATTCTCGCTGGCCTTCCCCTTCTTCCTGATCATGATGGTGCCCATACGgcaaaatttgacaaaattcTATAAGCCAGAGGAAATGCAAGCG TTGGATGGCAGCGAGATGAAGAagaacgacgacgacgagccCGATTTCTATGAACAAACCAACTTACCAGCATAG
- the LOC6737488 gene encoding anion exchange protein 3 isoform X2 has product MSFSSASGRENNVRKLSFLGFNTKKKSGNEDPDEVLLDSEMDKVFAGNSARKDKFDVNTFQDNSQLPIGSRKKNSIRTNDLNIEEDSEYESQTEPLNNAQNYDDIPEDFPLVSERAGHGDHSDNSVDEKHVQFGGKKKIVVTPPSLSYDEQPTDQSHERKRRRSRHQYYRQRKFSHQDSVEPKNKLEENGDAGARRISVQPEDTALETNGQMPAKQEADLNELRSHRSDDPRALRRHKIHHSSIKLRELPQITISPFTNKKPEVDHSPHEIFVQLDELTGVGEDREWKETARWIKYEEDVEEGSDRWGKPHVASLSFHSLLNLRRCLETGVVLLDLNEKDLPAVAYRVVEQMVIEDLIDINDKPSVMRSLLLRHRHVNEHQGVLPFTKRKYNSYTSLQFLWMGADSSHQPYQQAQPPPRNLAKARRSICVTSSAPPTAAMLNVATATAAAAAIDHRRHSTMSYLGNLSGTDDKKIKIMPAAEIGGSKRSNELKIDMKDDMYSSSQEDLKKLQNDTILKRIPAGAEATTVLVGAVEFLEQPTIAFVRLSEGVLMPTLTEVPVPVRFMFVLLGPRNFDLDYHEVGRSISTLMANEHFHSIAYKADDRKDLLSAINEFLDDSIVLPPGNWDRHDLLPFEELKAKKDWIRTRKIKALQVKRDSEMIKIGKDEEKALLEKQTLGAIGFTIGGGDGGGDGDSDDDNGRKKKKPSPLEKTGRLWGGLRNDLKRRMPMYKSDILDGLNTETLAATIFMYFACLSTAITFGGLVSAKTNSWIGISETLISCSLVGIVFHCLSCQPLVIIGTTGPLLLFDEALMVFCTQHEFDFLSLRVYVGVWLIIIALTVSAFEGSVYVRLLTRFTQEIFSALITLIYIVETFMKLISIYKENPLLSDYNLPPPTLVAHEHATNGSLLNATASVTANITQMVMNISTTAMPIGPPPLPKNQPNTALFCTILTLATFVVAYYLKLFRNSHFLGRNARRALGDFGVPISIAIFVLVDYLVPAVYTEKLVVPEGLSPSDPSKRGWYIGFDTSSTWIPFACVVPALLVYILIFMESQISELIVDKPDRGLKKGSGLHWDIVLLCLLNCACGIFGMPWHCAATVRSVTHVSSVTIMSRTHAPGESPRIVDVKEQRLSGFFVCLMIGLSVLMAPLLRLIPMAVLFGVFLYMGVASMSGVQLFERIRLYFMPVKHYPPTPYVKRLRPWKLHLFTTIQVLCLVLLWTVKSSQFSLAFPFFLIMMVPIRQNLTKFYKPEEMQALDGSEMKKNDDDEPDFYEQTNLPA; this is encoded by the exons CACAAAACTATGATGACATCCCCGAGGACTTCCCGCTAGTCTCGGAGAGAGCCGGACACGGCGATCACTCGGATAACTCGGTGGACGAGAAGCACGTCCAGTTTGGCGGCAAAAAGAAGATCGTCGTCACCCCGCCCAGTTTGAGCTATGATGAACAGCCCACGGATCAATCGCACGAACGTAAACGCAGAAGAAG cCGCCATCAGTATTATAGACAACGTAAATTCTCACATCAGGACAGCGTGGAACCCAAAAACAAGCTCGAGGAAAACGGTGATGCAGGTGCGCGTCGCATCTCTGTGCAGCCTGAGGACACGGCATTGGAG acaaatggccaaatgccGGCTAAACAG GAGGCTGATCTTAACGAGCTGAGATCACATCGTTCGGACGACCCGCGTGCCCTGCGCCGCCATAAGATCCATCACTCATCCATCAAGTTGCGCGAGTTGCCCCAAATAACGATTTCCCCCTTCACCAACAAGAAGCCCGAGGTGGACCATAGTCCTCATGAG ATCTTTGTGCAATTGGATGAGCTCACGGGCGTGGGCGAGGATCGCGAATGGAAGGAGACGGCCCGCTGGATCAAGTATGAGGAGGACGTGGAGGAGGGCTCCGATCGCTGGGGCAAGCCCCATGTTGCCTCCCTCTCCTTCCACTCGCTGCTCAATTTACGTCGCTGCCTGGAAACGGGCGTTGTCCTGCTCGATCTCAACGAGAAGGATCTGCCTGCCGTGGCCTATCGCGTGGTGGAACAG ATGGTGATCGAGGACCTGATTGACATCAACGACAAACCATCGGTGATGCGTTCGCTGCTCCTGCGCCATCGCCATGTCAACGAACACCAGGGTGTGCTGCCCTTCACCAAGAGGAAGTACAACAGCTACACCAGCCTGCAG TTTCTTTGGATGGGTGCGGACTCCTCCCACCAGCCGTATCAGCAGGCGCAGCCACCACCTCGCAACCTGGCCAAGGCCAGAAGGAGCATCTGCGTCACCTCCAGTGCTCCGCCCACGGCGGCGATGCTCAACGTGGCCACAGCTaccgctgcagcggcagctaTTGATCACCGGCGCCACTCGACGATGTCCTACCTGGGT AATTTGTCTGGCACGGATGACAAGAAGATCAAGATCATGCCGGCCGCCGAAATCGGAGGCAGCAAGCGCAGCAATGAGCTCAAGATCGATATGAAGGACGATATGTACTCCTCGTCACAGGAGGATCTCAAGAAGCTGCAGAATGACACAATCCTCAAGAGGATTCCAGCGGGTGCTGAAGCCACCACTGTGCTG GTTGGTGCCGTAGAGTTCCTGGAGCAGCCCACCATTGCCTTTGTCCGTCTGTCGGAGGGTGTTCTGATGCCCACTTTGACCGAGGTTCCTGTCCCAGTGAGATTCATGTTTGTTCTTTTGGGACCTCGTAACTTCGACTTGGACTACCATGAAGTGGGTCGTTCCATCTCCACGCTGATGGCTAACGAGCACTTCCACTCCATTGCCTATAAAGCTGATGATCGCAAGGATCTGCTATCAGCCATCAATGAGTTCCTGGACGATTCTATCGTTCTGCCGCCCGGTAATTGGGATCGCCACGATCTTTTGCCCTTCGAAGAGTTGAAGGCCAAGAAGGATTGGATTCGCACGCGAAAGATCAAGGCACTGCAGGTGAAGCGAGACAGTGAGATGATTAAGATTGGCAAGGATGAGGAGAAGGCATTGCTGGAGAAGCAAACCCTGGGAGCCATTGGATTCACGATTGGTGGAGGagatggtggtggtgatggcgACTCCGATGATGACAATGGcagaaagaagaagaaaccTAGTCCGCTGGAGAAAACTGGACGTCTGTGGGGTGGTTTGAGGAACGATCTGAAACGCAGAATGCCCATGTACAAGAGTGATATACTCGATGGCCTGAACACTGAAACCCTGGCTGCCACCATCTTTATGTACTTCGCTTGCCTCTCAACGGCTATCACTTTTGGAGGTCTCGTTTCCGCTAAGACAAACAGCTGGATTGGTATCTCAGAGACGCTGATCTCGTGCTCCCTGGTGGGCATTGTCTTCCATTGTCTGTCCTGCCAACCACTCGTGATCATCGGAACCACCGGACCACTGCTTCTATTCGATGAAGCCCTCATGGTGTTCTGTACGCAACATGAATTCGATTTCTTGTCCTTAAGGGTTTACGTCGGAGTATGGTTGATAATAATAGCCCTGACTGTATCCGCCTTCGAGGGCAGTGTTTATGTGCGTCTGCTAACGAGATTCACTCAGGAGATATTCTCGGCTCTGATTACGCTCATCTATATTGTGGAAACATTCATGAAACTGATTTCGATCTACAAGGAAAATCCCCTGCTTTCTGACTACAATCTCCCTCCGCCGACGTTGGTCGCCCACGAACATGCCACCAATGGAAGCCTTCTCAATGCGACGGCGAGTGTTACAGCGAATATTACGCAGATGGTAATGAACATCTCGACGACAGCCATGCCCATTGGTCCACCACCATTGCCCAAGAATCAGCCGAACACTGCTTTATTCTGCACCATCCTCACATTGGCCACTTTCGTGGTTGCCTACTACCTGAAGCTCTTCCGTAATTCCCACTTTTTGGGTCGTAATGCTCGTCGTGCCCTTGGCGATTTCGGTGTACCAATCTCCATTGCCATATTCGTGCTGGTGGATTACCTGGTGCCGGCTGTGTACACAGAGAAACTGGTGGTTCCGGAGGGTCTGTCGCCCAGTGATCCCTCCAAGCGCGGCTGGTACATCGGTTTCGATACCTCTTCCACGTGGATACCATTTGCTTGTGTAGTACCTGCCCTGCTCGTCTATATTCTCATCTTTATGGAGTCACAGATCTCCGAGCTGATTGTGGACAAGCCTGATCGTGGCTTAAAGAAGGGTTCTGGTCTCCACTGGGATATTGTGCTGCTTTGCCTGCTCAACTGCGCCTGCGGAATATTCGGAATGCCCTGGCATTGCGCCGCCACTGTGAGATCGGTGACTCATGTGTCCTCCGTCACCATTATGTCACG CACCCACGCTCCTGGTGAATCGCCCAGGATCGTTGATGTCAAGGAGCAGCGCCTGTCCGGATTCTTTGTGTGCCTGATGATTGGACTTTCGGTGCTGATGGCTCCGCTTCTTCGGTTGATTCCCATGGCCGTGCTCTTTGGAGTCTTCTTGTACATGGGAGTGGCCTCAATGAGCGGAGTGCAGTTGTTCGAAAG AATAAGACTATATTTCATGCCGGTCAAGCATTATCCACCCACACCATACGTGAAGCGATTGCGTCCTTGGAAGCTGCATTTGTTTACCACCATTCAGGTTCTGTGCCTGGTACTCCTCTGGACTGTGAAGTCGTCCCAATTCTCGCTGGCCTTCCCCTTCTTCCTGATCATGATGGTGCCCATACGgcaaaatttgacaaaattcTATAAGCCAGAGGAAATGCAAGCG TTGGATGGCAGCGAGATGAAGAagaacgacgacgacgagccCGATTTCTATGAACAAACCAACTTACCAGCATAG
- the LOC6737488 gene encoding anion exchange protein 3 isoform X4, whose amino-acid sequence MSFSSASGRENNVRKLSFLGFNTKKKSGNEDPDEVLLDSEMDKVFAGNSARKDKFDVNTFQDNSQLPIGSRKKNSIRTNDLNIEEDSEYESQTEPLNNAQNYDDIPEDFPLVSERAGHGDHSDNSVDEKHVQFGGKKKIVVTPPSLSYDEQPTDQSHERKRRRSRHQYYRQRKFSHQDSVEPKNKLEENGDAGARRISVQPEDTALEEADLNELRSHRSDDPRALRRHKIHHSSIKLRELPQITISPFTNKKPEVDHSPHEIFVQLDELTGVGEDREWKETARWIKYEEDVEEGSDRWGKPHVASLSFHSLLNLRRCLETGVVLLDLNEKDLPAVAYRVVEQMVIEDLIDINDKPSVMRSLLLRHRHVNEHQGVLPFTKRKYNSYTSLQFLWMGADSSHQPYQQAQPPPRNLAKARRSICVTSSAPPTAAMLNVATATAAAAAIDHRRHSTMSYLGNLSGTDDKKIKIMPAAEIGGSKRSNELKIDMKDDMYSSSQEDLKKLQNDTILKRIPAGAEATTVLVGAVEFLEQPTIAFVRLSEGVLMPTLTEVPVPVRFMFVLLGPRNFDLDYHEVGRSISTLMANEHFHSIAYKADDRKDLLSAINEFLDDSIVLPPGNWDRHDLLPFEELKAKKDWIRTRKIKALQVKRDSEMIKIGKDEEKALLEKQTLGAIGFTIGGGDGGGDGDSDDDNGRKKKKPSPLEKTGRLWGGLRNDLKRRMPMYKSDILDGLNTETLAATIFMYFACLSTAITFGGLVSAKTNSWIGISETLISCSLVGIVFHCLSCQPLVIIGTTGPLLLFDEALMVFCTQHEFDFLSLRVYVGVWLIIIALTVSAFEGSVYVRLLTRFTQEIFSALITLIYIVETFMKLISIYKENPLLSDYNLPPPTLVAHEHATNGSLLNATASVTANITQMVMNISTTAMPIGPPPLPKNQPNTALFCTILTLATFVVAYYLKLFRNSHFLGRNARRALGDFGVPISIAIFVLVDYLVPAVYTEKLVVPEGLSPSDPSKRGWYIGFDTSSTWIPFACVVPALLVYILIFMESQISELIVDKPDRGLKKGSGLHWDIVLLCLLNCACGIFGMPWHCAATVRSVTHVSSVTIMSRTHAPGESPRIVDVKEQRLSGFFVCLMIGLSVLMAPLLRLIPMAVLFGVFLYMGVASMSGVQLFERIRLYFMPVKHYPPTPYVKRLRPWKLHLFTTIQVLCLVLLWTVKSSQFSLAFPFFLIMMVPIRQNLTKFYKPEEMQALDGSEMKKNDDDEPDFYEQTNLPA is encoded by the exons CACAAAACTATGATGACATCCCCGAGGACTTCCCGCTAGTCTCGGAGAGAGCCGGACACGGCGATCACTCGGATAACTCGGTGGACGAGAAGCACGTCCAGTTTGGCGGCAAAAAGAAGATCGTCGTCACCCCGCCCAGTTTGAGCTATGATGAACAGCCCACGGATCAATCGCACGAACGTAAACGCAGAAGAAG cCGCCATCAGTATTATAGACAACGTAAATTCTCACATCAGGACAGCGTGGAACCCAAAAACAAGCTCGAGGAAAACGGTGATGCAGGTGCGCGTCGCATCTCTGTGCAGCCTGAGGACACGGCATTGGAG GAGGCTGATCTTAACGAGCTGAGATCACATCGTTCGGACGACCCGCGTGCCCTGCGCCGCCATAAGATCCATCACTCATCCATCAAGTTGCGCGAGTTGCCCCAAATAACGATTTCCCCCTTCACCAACAAGAAGCCCGAGGTGGACCATAGTCCTCATGAG ATCTTTGTGCAATTGGATGAGCTCACGGGCGTGGGCGAGGATCGCGAATGGAAGGAGACGGCCCGCTGGATCAAGTATGAGGAGGACGTGGAGGAGGGCTCCGATCGCTGGGGCAAGCCCCATGTTGCCTCCCTCTCCTTCCACTCGCTGCTCAATTTACGTCGCTGCCTGGAAACGGGCGTTGTCCTGCTCGATCTCAACGAGAAGGATCTGCCTGCCGTGGCCTATCGCGTGGTGGAACAG ATGGTGATCGAGGACCTGATTGACATCAACGACAAACCATCGGTGATGCGTTCGCTGCTCCTGCGCCATCGCCATGTCAACGAACACCAGGGTGTGCTGCCCTTCACCAAGAGGAAGTACAACAGCTACACCAGCCTGCAG TTTCTTTGGATGGGTGCGGACTCCTCCCACCAGCCGTATCAGCAGGCGCAGCCACCACCTCGCAACCTGGCCAAGGCCAGAAGGAGCATCTGCGTCACCTCCAGTGCTCCGCCCACGGCGGCGATGCTCAACGTGGCCACAGCTaccgctgcagcggcagctaTTGATCACCGGCGCCACTCGACGATGTCCTACCTGGGT AATTTGTCTGGCACGGATGACAAGAAGATCAAGATCATGCCGGCCGCCGAAATCGGAGGCAGCAAGCGCAGCAATGAGCTCAAGATCGATATGAAGGACGATATGTACTCCTCGTCACAGGAGGATCTCAAGAAGCTGCAGAATGACACAATCCTCAAGAGGATTCCAGCGGGTGCTGAAGCCACCACTGTGCTG GTTGGTGCCGTAGAGTTCCTGGAGCAGCCCACCATTGCCTTTGTCCGTCTGTCGGAGGGTGTTCTGATGCCCACTTTGACCGAGGTTCCTGTCCCAGTGAGATTCATGTTTGTTCTTTTGGGACCTCGTAACTTCGACTTGGACTACCATGAAGTGGGTCGTTCCATCTCCACGCTGATGGCTAACGAGCACTTCCACTCCATTGCCTATAAAGCTGATGATCGCAAGGATCTGCTATCAGCCATCAATGAGTTCCTGGACGATTCTATCGTTCTGCCGCCCGGTAATTGGGATCGCCACGATCTTTTGCCCTTCGAAGAGTTGAAGGCCAAGAAGGATTGGATTCGCACGCGAAAGATCAAGGCACTGCAGGTGAAGCGAGACAGTGAGATGATTAAGATTGGCAAGGATGAGGAGAAGGCATTGCTGGAGAAGCAAACCCTGGGAGCCATTGGATTCACGATTGGTGGAGGagatggtggtggtgatggcgACTCCGATGATGACAATGGcagaaagaagaagaaaccTAGTCCGCTGGAGAAAACTGGACGTCTGTGGGGTGGTTTGAGGAACGATCTGAAACGCAGAATGCCCATGTACAAGAGTGATATACTCGATGGCCTGAACACTGAAACCCTGGCTGCCACCATCTTTATGTACTTCGCTTGCCTCTCAACGGCTATCACTTTTGGAGGTCTCGTTTCCGCTAAGACAAACAGCTGGATTGGTATCTCAGAGACGCTGATCTCGTGCTCCCTGGTGGGCATTGTCTTCCATTGTCTGTCCTGCCAACCACTCGTGATCATCGGAACCACCGGACCACTGCTTCTATTCGATGAAGCCCTCATGGTGTTCTGTACGCAACATGAATTCGATTTCTTGTCCTTAAGGGTTTACGTCGGAGTATGGTTGATAATAATAGCCCTGACTGTATCCGCCTTCGAGGGCAGTGTTTATGTGCGTCTGCTAACGAGATTCACTCAGGAGATATTCTCGGCTCTGATTACGCTCATCTATATTGTGGAAACATTCATGAAACTGATTTCGATCTACAAGGAAAATCCCCTGCTTTCTGACTACAATCTCCCTCCGCCGACGTTGGTCGCCCACGAACATGCCACCAATGGAAGCCTTCTCAATGCGACGGCGAGTGTTACAGCGAATATTACGCAGATGGTAATGAACATCTCGACGACAGCCATGCCCATTGGTCCACCACCATTGCCCAAGAATCAGCCGAACACTGCTTTATTCTGCACCATCCTCACATTGGCCACTTTCGTGGTTGCCTACTACCTGAAGCTCTTCCGTAATTCCCACTTTTTGGGTCGTAATGCTCGTCGTGCCCTTGGCGATTTCGGTGTACCAATCTCCATTGCCATATTCGTGCTGGTGGATTACCTGGTGCCGGCTGTGTACACAGAGAAACTGGTGGTTCCGGAGGGTCTGTCGCCCAGTGATCCCTCCAAGCGCGGCTGGTACATCGGTTTCGATACCTCTTCCACGTGGATACCATTTGCTTGTGTAGTACCTGCCCTGCTCGTCTATATTCTCATCTTTATGGAGTCACAGATCTCCGAGCTGATTGTGGACAAGCCTGATCGTGGCTTAAAGAAGGGTTCTGGTCTCCACTGGGATATTGTGCTGCTTTGCCTGCTCAACTGCGCCTGCGGAATATTCGGAATGCCCTGGCATTGCGCCGCCACTGTGAGATCGGTGACTCATGTGTCCTCCGTCACCATTATGTCACG CACCCACGCTCCTGGTGAATCGCCCAGGATCGTTGATGTCAAGGAGCAGCGCCTGTCCGGATTCTTTGTGTGCCTGATGATTGGACTTTCGGTGCTGATGGCTCCGCTTCTTCGGTTGATTCCCATGGCCGTGCTCTTTGGAGTCTTCTTGTACATGGGAGTGGCCTCAATGAGCGGAGTGCAGTTGTTCGAAAG AATAAGACTATATTTCATGCCGGTCAAGCATTATCCACCCACACCATACGTGAAGCGATTGCGTCCTTGGAAGCTGCATTTGTTTACCACCATTCAGGTTCTGTGCCTGGTACTCCTCTGGACTGTGAAGTCGTCCCAATTCTCGCTGGCCTTCCCCTTCTTCCTGATCATGATGGTGCCCATACGgcaaaatttgacaaaattcTATAAGCCAGAGGAAATGCAAGCG TTGGATGGCAGCGAGATGAAGAagaacgacgacgacgagccCGATTTCTATGAACAAACCAACTTACCAGCATAG